Proteins co-encoded in one Malus sylvestris chromosome 7, drMalSylv7.2, whole genome shotgun sequence genomic window:
- the LOC126628178 gene encoding transcription termination factor MTEF1, chloroplastic-like, producing the protein MFALQNLKALRFGYSQSSRIVASITQRFLSGDPKPSHFPLQVQILCRHFTSEISETQPNVAVNYLINSCGLSPKDAISASKRVKLRSLERADSVLACLRNHGISQTRITSVIKHRSELLQADLEKTVLPQLEFFRSIGVSREDLATTLSYNPRLLITNLENRIVPTYDFLRSLLSAKHVASVFKAGSWIFVEGHSKKVAPNIEVLRESDEVMKMGFNLEKTSSVKAIRALCGRSKLKCNRNREVYRRWGWSEDVALSAFRKNPLCMIHSEKKIMQVMDFFVNKMGWSSITIAKYPGVISFSLEKRIVPRCSVVKVLLLKGLIKEVEKTMSLYSLLFPAEKIFLESFVTKYLKEVPQLLNVYQGKVDVWDVLSPYVEAGDIT; encoded by the exons ATGTTTGCGCTCCAAAACTTGAAGGCCCTCAGATTTGGTTATTCGCAATCTTCCCGCATAGTTGCTTCCATAACTCAACGATTTCTCTCTGGGGATCCAAAACCCTCACATTTTCCTCTTCAAGTTCAGATACTCTGCAGACATTTCACCTCAGAAATCTCAGAAACCCAACCCAATGTCGCAGTCAATTACCTGATAAACTCATGTGGGTTGTCACCAAAAGATGCAATTTCAGCATCCAAGAGGGTCAAACTGCGATCCCTAGAAAGAGCAGACTCCGTTTTGGCCTGTTTGAGAAACCATGGAATCTCTCAGACCCGAATCACAAGCGTCATCAAACATCGCTCAGAACTTCTTCAAGCCGATCTGGAGAAAACCGTTTTGCCACAGCTTGAGTTTTTCAGGTCTATTGGAGTTTCGAGGGAAGACCTTGCAACAACTCTGTCATATAATCCGCGGCTTTTGATCACAAACTTGGAAAATCGGATTGTACCCACTTACGATTTCCTCAGGAGTCTGCTTTCTGCGAAACACGTCGCTTCTGTTTTCAAGGCGGGCTCGTGGATTTTCGTGGAAGGCCACTCCAAGAAGGTGGCGCCAAATATTGAGGTTTTGAGAGAATCAG ATGAGGTTATGAAAATGGGTTTTAATCTGGAAAAAACATCTTCTGTGAAGGCAATACGTGCATTGTGTGGTAGGTCTAAGTTGAAATGCAATCGAAATCGAGAAGTTTATAGGAGGTGGGGCTGGTCTGAGGATGTTGCTCTCTCTGCTTTCAGGAAGAACCCGCTTTGTATGATTCATtcggaaaagaaaataatgcaaGTAATGGATTTTTTTGTGAACAAGATGGGATGGTCGTCAATAACAATTGCCAAATACCCAGGGGTCATCTCTTTCAGTTTGGAGAAGAGAATTGTCCCGAGGTGTTCGGTTGTCaaggttttgttgttgaaaGGACTGATAAAGGAAGTCGAAAAAACTATGAGTTTGTATTCTCTTTTGTTCCCTGCAGAGAAAATCTTCTTGGAGAGTTTTGTAACCAAATATCTTAAAGAAGTACCTCAGTTGCTGAATGTTTATCAAGGGAAAGTGGATGTCTGGGATGTCTTATCTCCATACGTTGAAGCGGGTGACATCACTTAA